In Arachis hypogaea cultivar Tifrunner chromosome 2, arahy.Tifrunner.gnm2.J5K5, whole genome shotgun sequence, a genomic segment contains:
- the LOC112741603 gene encoding glutaredoxin-C5, chloroplastic — protein sequence MALPNTFTFSPPSLNPFKPSSSSSSYIIKFFASSFPVPRTTITTPNAFSFNTGPIRPNISSIRATSSSSSSSSSSSSSFGSRLEETIKKTVSGNPVVVYSKTWCSYSSEVKALFKKLGVEPLVFELDEMGPQGPQLQKVLERLTGQHTVPNVFIGGKHIGGCTDTLKLYRKGELEPLLSEATAKGKD from the exons ATGGCATTGCCAAACACATTCACTTTCTCACCGCCATCTCTCAATCCCTTCAAGccttcatcttcatcatcgtCTTATATAATCAAATTCTTCGCTTCCTCCTTCCCCGTTCCCAGAACAACAATCACCACCCCGAACGCATTTTCTTTCAACACTGGCCCAATCAGGCCCAATATCAGTTCAATCCGTGCCACGTCATCATCCTCATcgtcgtcgtcttcttcttcttcttcctttggcTCCCGACTCGAAGAGACCATCAAGAAAACCGTTTCGGGCAACCCTGTCGTCGTTTATTCCAAAACATGGTGCTC GTATTCTTCTGAGGTGAAAGCGTTGTTCAAGAAGCTCGGCGTGGAACCATTGGTCTTCGAATTGGACGAAATGG GTCCACAAGGGCCACAGTTGCAGAAGGTGTTGGAAAGGCTTACAGGGCAACATACTGTGCCAAATGTATTTATCG GAGGCAAACATATTGGTGGCTGTACAG ATACACTGAAGTTGTACCGGAAGGGCGAACTTGAACCGTTGCTATCAGAAGCTACCGCTAAAGGCAAAGACTGA